In the genome of bacterium, the window ACGTCGGCACCGGCGCCTTGGATCTCACCTACGTGGCCACCGAGACCGAGTTCGTCGCCGGCGTCACCCTCTTCGAGGGCTCATTCGATCCGAGCCTGGTGACCGCCTCGGGCGTGATGATGGGCATCGGGGTCTGTCTGGCCGAGACGGGCCGGGGGAAGGACCTGGCCGGGAAGACCGTGGCGCTTCAGGGGGTGGGCGCCGTGGGCACCCTCCTCGCCGGCAAGTTCCTCGAGGCCGGGGCGAGGGTCCTGGTCCACGACCACAGCCCGGAGCGGCTGGAGAAGATTCTCAAGCGGATGCCCTCTCTGGTCCCCCGGGAGGTCGAGGGGCTCCTGGACGATTCGGTGGACGTGTTCTGCCCCTGCGGTCGGGGGGGCGTCGTCGGCCCCGAGACCCTGGAGTCGCTGGCCGGCAAGATAGTCTGCGGCGCGGCGAACTCCCAGCTCGACCCCACCTGGGACGATTACTCCCAGCTCGCCAAGCGGGGAATCACCTACGCCCCGGACATCGTGGTCAACTCCGGCGGGCTCATCAGCGTCGTCGGGGAGCTGGAGAATCACCCCGACCAGTGGGTCTTCGCCAAGATGAGACAGATCCCGGACCTCCTCCGGGAGGTCTTCGCCCTGGCCTCCGAGGATGGCATCTCCACCGTGGAGGCGGCGATGCGGCTGGGCGAGCGCAGGATCAAAGCCATCGCGTCCCTGGCGCACAGCTACGTGCCGCGCAAGGGGAAGGGGGTGGGGCTTCCTTGACCGACTGGACCAACAAGCTCTTTTTCGGGGACAACCTGGACGTCATGCGGCGGCACATCGGCGACGAGTCGGTGGACCTCGTCTACCTCGATCCGCCCTTCAACTCCAAGGCCGATTACAACGTGCTGTTCAAGGAGGTGGACGGGACGCCGTCGGCGTCGCAGTTCCAGGCGTTCACCGATTTCTGGCACTGGGACGAGAACTCCGCCCGGGCGTACCACGAGCTGGTCACGGGGGATAAGGCGCCCCCGGCGCTCGTTGATTTATTGCAGGGCTTCGAAAGGTTCCTGGGGCACAACGACATGTTCGCGTACCTGGTGATGATGGCGCCGAGGCTGGTGGAGCTGCGGCGGGTGCTGAAACCCACGGGGAGCATCTACCTCCACTGCGACCCCAATGCTAGTCACTATTTGAAGCTAGTTATGGATGCGGTGTTCGGATCGAAAAATTTTATAAATGAAATATGTTGGAAAAGAACAACTTCAAGTAGCAGTAAGAAGGTTGCAAATCGGTATGGTAGCGATCACGATATTATTTATTTCTACTCTAAGGTAAGCAACTTTGTTTTTAATCAGAACTATATCCCATATTCAAATGAGTATATAAAAGAGAGATTCAATCAGGAAGATAAAAAAGGACTTTATAAAGATGCACAATTAAAAACCTATTCGAAAGATAAATTAGAGCAATTACGTCAAGAAGGTAAATTAATAGTTACTTCAGGAGGTAAGTACCGATATAAAATGTACTTAGAGGAGGCCCCCGGAGTGCCGGTTGATGATGTTTGGGTTGATATATTTCCTGTTAATGCCGTTGCACGGGAACGCCTCGGTTATCAAACTCAAAAGCCCCAGGCGCTGCTAGAGCGAATTATAAACGTCTCCTCTAACGAGGGCGACGTGGTGCTCGACCCCTTCTGCGGCTGCGGCACCACCATCGCCGCCGCCCAGGCCCTCGACCGCCGCTGGATCGGCATTGATATAACCTACCTGGCGATTAACCTGATAAAGAGCCGCCTCGCGGATCACTTCGGGGAGGAAGCAACCTACGAGGTCCACGGCGAGCCGCGCGACTGGGACTCGGCCCGCGAGCTGGCCCAGCGCACGGACATGCCGCGCAAGGAGTTCGAGCTTTGGGCCCTGTCTTTGGTCCACGCCCGCCCCCTCGGCGACCCGGAGAAGAAGGGCGGCGGCGACCGAGGCATTGACGGCGTCCTCTTCTTCCGCGACGGCAAGACCGAAAAAACCCTGACGACGCGGAAAATCATCGTCCAGGTCAAGAGCGACTTGAAGCCGAAGGTGAGCCACGTGCGCGACCTGCGCGGCGTGATGGAGCGGGAGAAGGCGGACTTCGGCGCGCTTATCTTGCTGTACCGGGCGGGGGAGCGGTCGGAGATTCACCGCGAGGCCGCCGGGGCGGGGTTTTATCACAGCGAATTGATGCAGCGCGACTACCCGAGGATTCAGGTGCTGCAGGTGGACGCCCTCTTGGAGGGGCGGAGCAGGCTGGATTACCCTCTGGTCGGGCGGCTGGACCTCCTGCGCCACGCGGGGAAAATCGGAAAATCGGGCGGGCAGTTGAAGCTGGAATGACGGCCCCGGACGGCCGACTAAAAAAGGTAGAGTGACTTGGATAAGTACGTGATTCACGGCGGGGCGCGGCGGGAGCGGGCAGAGGCATCGGCCGAGCGATGGGAACCTGACCCGACGCGGGTGGGCGCAGCGTCCCCATGACCGAGGACCATTTCACCGGGCTCATCCAGCGGGTGAAGGACGAGCCGTCGCGGCGGATCGCGCTGGCGGGCGCCGACGACCCCACGGCCCTCGAGGCGGTGGACCGGGCCCACCGGGAGGGGCTGGCCGAGGCGACCCTCGTGGGGGACCCGGCCGCCATCGAGGCCAACGCCGCCAACCTCGGCGTGGACCTGGAGCCCTTCGAGATGGTGGCGAGCGCCGACGCCGCCGGGACCGCCGCCTCACTGGTCGGCGGGGGCCGCTCCGACGTCCTGATGAAGGGGTCGGTCGCGAGCAAGGCCTACCTGCGGGCCGTCCTGAACGAGGACAACGGCCTGCGCACCGGGCGCCTTTTGTCCCACGTGATGGTCGCCGCCGTCCCGGCCTACCACAAGCTTTTGTTCCTGACCGACGCCGCGTTCAACATCGCCCCGACCCTGGCCGAGAAGGCGGACATCATCCGCAACGCCGTGGACGTGGCCCGGATCCTGGGGGTCGGGCGGCCCAAGGTGGCGGTCCTGGCGGCGGTGGAGAAGGTGAACCTGCCCGACATGCCCGCCACCGGCGACGCCGCGGCGCTCACGGTGATGGCCCGGCGCGGACAGCTCGGCGACTGCATCGTGGACGGGCCGCTGGCCTTCGACAACGCCGTCTCCAGGGAGTCGGCCAGAATCAAGGGCATCGAGAGCGAGGTGGCCGGGGACGCCGACGTCCTTCTGTGCCCCGACATCGAGTCGGCCAACATCCTCTACAAGTGCCTCATCCACTTCTCCGGGGCCCGGGCCGGGGCGGTCATCGTGGGGGCCGCCGCGCCGGTGGTCCTCCCCAGCCGGGCCGACGACGCCATGACCAAGTACCTCTCGATCGTCACGGCCATGGCCATCGCCGGCGGGTAGGATGGCTGAAAAAACGGGTTTGGTTCGTCAGTGGCCGGGGTATCTCTGGCGGGGTGCGACGGCGGCGCTGGCCTCCGTCATCCTCCAGTGCGGCGTGGACCTCGCCTTCGGCGTACAGT includes:
- a CDS encoding Glu/Leu/Phe/Val dehydrogenase dimerization domain-containing protein — protein: MEVFRNLETADHEQVAFCVAPAAELRAIIVIHDTTLGPAIAGIRTLDYPDEEAALTDALHLSRGLTYKSATAGLNYGGGQINILRQSVGGKREPAFRALGRFIQGLGGRIIGAPDVGTGALDLTYVATETEFVAGVTLFEGSFDPSLVTASGVMMGIGVCLAETGRGKDLAGKTVALQGVGAVGTLLAGKFLEAGARVLVHDHSPERLEKILKRMPSLVPREVEGLLDDSVDVFCPCGRGGVVGPETLESLAGKIVCGAANSQLDPTWDDYSQLAKRGITYAPDIVVNSGGLISVVGELENHPDQWVFAKMRQIPDLLREVFALASEDGISTVEAAMRLGERRIKAIASLAHSYVPRKGKGVGLP
- a CDS encoding DNA methyltransferase produces the protein MTDWTNKLFFGDNLDVMRRHIGDESVDLVYLDPPFNSKADYNVLFKEVDGTPSASQFQAFTDFWHWDENSARAYHELVTGDKAPPALVDLLQGFERFLGHNDMFAYLVMMAPRLVELRRVLKPTGSIYLHCDPNASHYLKLVMDAVFGSKNFINEICWKRTTSSSSKKVANRYGSDHDIIYFYSKVSNFVFNQNYIPYSNEYIKERFNQEDKKGLYKDAQLKTYSKDKLEQLRQEGKLIVTSGGKYRYKMYLEEAPGVPVDDVWVDIFPVNAVARERLGYQTQKPQALLERIINVSSNEGDVVLDPFCGCGTTIAAAQALDRRWIGIDITYLAINLIKSRLADHFGEEATYEVHGEPRDWDSARELAQRTDMPRKEFELWALSLVHARPLGDPEKKGGGDRGIDGVLFFRDGKTEKTLTTRKIIVQVKSDLKPKVSHVRDLRGVMEREKADFGALILLYRAGERSEIHREAAGAGFYHSELMQRDYPRIQVLQVDALLEGRSRLDYPLVGRLDLLRHAGKIGKSGGQLKLE
- a CDS encoding bifunctional enoyl-CoA hydratase/phosphate acetyltransferase; this translates as MTEDHFTGLIQRVKDEPSRRIALAGADDPTALEAVDRAHREGLAEATLVGDPAAIEANAANLGVDLEPFEMVASADAAGTAASLVGGGRSDVLMKGSVASKAYLRAVLNEDNGLRTGRLLSHVMVAAVPAYHKLLFLTDAAFNIAPTLAEKADIIRNAVDVARILGVGRPKVAVLAAVEKVNLPDMPATGDAAALTVMARRGQLGDCIVDGPLAFDNAVSRESARIKGIESEVAGDADVLLCPDIESANILYKCLIHFSGARAGAVIVGAAAPVVLPSRADDAMTKYLSIVTAMAIAGG